From Dasypus novemcinctus isolate mDasNov1 chromosome 19, mDasNov1.1.hap2, whole genome shotgun sequence, a single genomic window includes:
- the LOC139436109 gene encoding zinc finger protein 77-like isoform X1: protein MDAVVFEEVVVNFTPEEWALLNRAQRNLYRDVMLETFRNLASVDCCTQVKTSESGPQQDILGNKVSNEEKIVRFIRNDSWSSVFGEYWKFYNFESHQILETPLRSYLMESLYKSKEGNQCGESLSQIANLTVPKSCPTEVEPYECRKCGKAFEDHSFLKNKQRSHTGHKPYQCEECQRACSDPSCLSTHVKSHFAEKNYKCQDCGRTSKKHVRTLSSKNPFECQKCGKAFICPLSFKVHVRGHKGQKTHTCDVCGEAFLYYSHLTHHVRSHTGEKPYVCQHCGKALSCSKTLRQHMRTHTEDNPYECRQCGKAFGYPASLRKHRRMYTGEKPYECKQCGKAFCSPMYFQRHVKTHSVLKPYECKECGKAFSFSSSLQMHVRTHTGEKAYECKHCGKAFSHEPTLQEHLRIHSGEKPYECKQCEKTFSFRQCLQKHMRKHREVKPYECEECGKVYSCSSALQLHVKTHSGEMPYECKQCGKTFSWWSSLRGHMRLHTGEKPFECKQCGKAFSWWASLQGHMRLHTGEKPFECKQCGKAFTWWASLQGHMRLHTGEKPFDCKQCGKAFRHDASLRLHVKSHLRETL from the exons GACGCAGTGGTTTTTGAGGAAGTGGTTGTGAACTTCACCCCGGAAGAGTGGGCTTTGCTGAATCGTGCTCAGAGGAACCTCTACAGAGATGTGATGTTGGAAACCTTCAGGAACCTTGCCTCAGTAG ATTGTTGCACTCAAGTTAAAACCAGTGAATCAGGTCCTCAGCAGGATATTTTGGGGAATAAAGTATCCAATGAAGAGAAAATAGTAAGATTCATAAGAAATGATTCCTGGTCCTCCGTTTTTGGGGAATACTGGAAATTTTATAACTTTGAATCTCATCAGATCCTGGAGACGCCTTTGAG AAGTTATTTGATGGAGAGCCTTTACAAAAGTAAAGAAGGTAATCAATGTGGAGAATCCTTGAGCCAGATTGCAAATCTTactgtgcctaagagttgtcCTACAGAAGTTGAACCCTATGAATGCAGGAAATGTGGAAAAGCCTTTGAAGATCATTCTTTCCTTAAGAATAAGCAAAGATCTCACACTGGACACAAACCATATCAATGTGAGGAATGTCAACGAGCTTGTAGTGATCCCTCCTGTCTGAGCACTCATGTAAAAAGCCACTTTGCAGAGAAAAACTATAAATGCCAGGACTGTGGGAGAACATCTAAGAAACATGTGAGAACTCTCAGTAGTAAAAATCCTTTTGAATGTCAGAAATGTGGAAAAGCTTTCATTTGCCCCTTATCCTTTAAGGTGCACGTGAGAGGTCACAAAGGACAAAAAACCCATACATGTGACGTATGTGGGGAAGCCTTCCTTTATTACTCACACCTTACACACCATGTGAGAagtcatactggagagaaaccctatgtgTGTCAACATTGTGGGAAAGCCTTAAGTTGTTCCAAAACCCTTCGACAGCATATGAGAACACACACTGAAGATAACCCCTATGAATGTAGgcagtgtgggaaagccttcgGTTACCCCGCATCCCTTCGAAAGCACAGGAGAATGTAtacaggagagaaaccttatgaatgtaagcAGTGTGGCAAAGCATTTTGCTCTCCCATGTACTTTCAAAGACATGTGAAAACACACAGTGTACTGAAACCgtatgaatgtaaggaatgtgggaaagctttcagtttttcctcATCCCTTCAAATGCATGTGAGAACACATACTGGAGAGAAAGCTTATGAGTGTAAAcattgtgggaaagccttcagtcatgAGCCCACCCTTCAAGAACATTTAAGAATTCACAgtggagagaagccctatgagTGTAAGCAGTGTGAGAAAACCTTCAGTTTTCGCCAATGTCTTCAAAAACACATGAGAAAGCACAGAGAAGTGAAACCCTATGAATGTGAGGAATGTGGGAAAGTTTACAGTTGTTCCTCAGCCCTTCAGTTACATGTGAAAACACACAGTGGAGAGATGCCCTATGAGTGTAAGCAGTGCGGGAAGACCTTCAGTTGGTGGTCCTCCCTGCGAGGACATATGAGACtgcacactggagagaagccctttGAATGTAAGCAATGCGGGAAGGCCTTCAGTTGGTGGGCCTCCCTGCAAGGACATATGAGACtgcacactggagagaagccctttGAATGTAAACAGTGCGGGAAGGCCTTCACTTGGTGGGCCTCCCTGCAAGGACATATGAGACtgcacactggagagaagccctttGATTGTAAGCAGTGTGGGAAGGCTTTTAGGCATGATGCATCCCTTCGACTGCATGTGAAAAGCCACTTAAGAGAAACACTATGA
- the LOC139436109 gene encoding zinc finger protein 77-like isoform X2 — MESLYKSKEGNQCGESLSQIANLTVPKSCPTEVEPYECRKCGKAFEDHSFLKNKQRSHTGHKPYQCEECQRACSDPSCLSTHVKSHFAEKNYKCQDCGRTSKKHVRTLSSKNPFECQKCGKAFICPLSFKVHVRGHKGQKTHTCDVCGEAFLYYSHLTHHVRSHTGEKPYVCQHCGKALSCSKTLRQHMRTHTEDNPYECRQCGKAFGYPASLRKHRRMYTGEKPYECKQCGKAFCSPMYFQRHVKTHSVLKPYECKECGKAFSFSSSLQMHVRTHTGEKAYECKHCGKAFSHEPTLQEHLRIHSGEKPYECKQCEKTFSFRQCLQKHMRKHREVKPYECEECGKVYSCSSALQLHVKTHSGEMPYECKQCGKTFSWWSSLRGHMRLHTGEKPFECKQCGKAFSWWASLQGHMRLHTGEKPFECKQCGKAFTWWASLQGHMRLHTGEKPFDCKQCGKAFRHDASLRLHVKSHLRETL, encoded by the coding sequence ATGGAGAGCCTTTACAAAAGTAAAGAAGGTAATCAATGTGGAGAATCCTTGAGCCAGATTGCAAATCTTactgtgcctaagagttgtcCTACAGAAGTTGAACCCTATGAATGCAGGAAATGTGGAAAAGCCTTTGAAGATCATTCTTTCCTTAAGAATAAGCAAAGATCTCACACTGGACACAAACCATATCAATGTGAGGAATGTCAACGAGCTTGTAGTGATCCCTCCTGTCTGAGCACTCATGTAAAAAGCCACTTTGCAGAGAAAAACTATAAATGCCAGGACTGTGGGAGAACATCTAAGAAACATGTGAGAACTCTCAGTAGTAAAAATCCTTTTGAATGTCAGAAATGTGGAAAAGCTTTCATTTGCCCCTTATCCTTTAAGGTGCACGTGAGAGGTCACAAAGGACAAAAAACCCATACATGTGACGTATGTGGGGAAGCCTTCCTTTATTACTCACACCTTACACACCATGTGAGAagtcatactggagagaaaccctatgtgTGTCAACATTGTGGGAAAGCCTTAAGTTGTTCCAAAACCCTTCGACAGCATATGAGAACACACACTGAAGATAACCCCTATGAATGTAGgcagtgtgggaaagccttcgGTTACCCCGCATCCCTTCGAAAGCACAGGAGAATGTAtacaggagagaaaccttatgaatgtaagcAGTGTGGCAAAGCATTTTGCTCTCCCATGTACTTTCAAAGACATGTGAAAACACACAGTGTACTGAAACCgtatgaatgtaaggaatgtgggaaagctttcagtttttcctcATCCCTTCAAATGCATGTGAGAACACATACTGGAGAGAAAGCTTATGAGTGTAAAcattgtgggaaagccttcagtcatgAGCCCACCCTTCAAGAACATTTAAGAATTCACAgtggagagaagccctatgagTGTAAGCAGTGTGAGAAAACCTTCAGTTTTCGCCAATGTCTTCAAAAACACATGAGAAAGCACAGAGAAGTGAAACCCTATGAATGTGAGGAATGTGGGAAAGTTTACAGTTGTTCCTCAGCCCTTCAGTTACATGTGAAAACACACAGTGGAGAGATGCCCTATGAGTGTAAGCAGTGCGGGAAGACCTTCAGTTGGTGGTCCTCCCTGCGAGGACATATGAGACtgcacactggagagaagccctttGAATGTAAGCAATGCGGGAAGGCCTTCAGTTGGTGGGCCTCCCTGCAAGGACATATGAGACtgcacactggagagaagccctttGAATGTAAACAGTGCGGGAAGGCCTTCACTTGGTGGGCCTCCCTGCAAGGACATATGAGACtgcacactggagagaagccctttGATTGTAAGCAGTGTGGGAAGGCTTTTAGGCATGATGCATCCCTTCGACTGCATGTGAAAAGCCACTTAAGAGAAACACTATGA